Proteins from a single region of Flaviflexus salsibiostraticola:
- a CDS encoding thioredoxin family protein, with amino-acid sequence MPDLVLFTTGFCAPCRAARQVLDYASNDLEFTLTEVNASDHPERAMAAGITSTPTLLALGPEGEEWRLVGVPRLAELRRLLAGT; translated from the coding sequence ATGCCTGATCTCGTCCTGTTCACGACGGGGTTCTGCGCGCCGTGCCGCGCCGCCCGCCAGGTACTCGACTATGCGTCGAACGACCTCGAGTTCACGCTGACCGAGGTCAACGCGTCCGATCACCCGGAGCGTGCCATGGCGGCGGGCATCACCTCCACCCCGACCCTCCTCGCGCTCGGCCCCGAGGGCGAGGAATGGCGGCTGGTCGGCGTGCCGAGGCTCGCCGAGCTGCGGAGGCTGCTGGCCGGAACGTAG
- a CDS encoding HAD-IIB family hydrolase, producing the protein MVAFDLDDTLAPSKSPMPPRMAEALVELLDCADVCIISGGNVTQFEKQVLDQLVAGESALEHLHLMPTCGTRYMRFQDGRWVTVYAHDLTDDERTSAVTSLRERAAELGLWEDQTWGDVIEDRGSQITFSALGQEAPIDAKRAWDPDGSKKEALREAVAGDLPDLEVRSGGSTSIDITRAGVDKAFGITRLSEYTGVAFDDMIFVGDRLDPGGNDYPVVALGCKTYAVRNWEDTADLVERLVDCFPAETRKASV; encoded by the coding sequence ATGGTCGCCTTCGACCTTGACGACACACTCGCGCCTTCCAAGTCCCCGATGCCTCCTCGGATGGCAGAGGCGCTGGTCGAGCTTCTCGACTGCGCCGACGTCTGCATCATCTCCGGGGGTAACGTCACCCAGTTCGAGAAGCAGGTCCTCGACCAGCTCGTGGCAGGCGAGTCCGCCCTGGAACACCTCCACCTCATGCCGACATGCGGAACGCGCTACATGCGCTTCCAGGACGGCCGGTGGGTGACGGTCTATGCCCACGATCTGACCGACGATGAGCGCACCTCCGCTGTGACCTCGCTGCGTGAGCGCGCCGCGGAGCTGGGGCTGTGGGAGGACCAGACGTGGGGCGACGTCATCGAAGATCGTGGATCACAGATCACCTTCTCGGCCCTCGGCCAGGAGGCCCCCATCGATGCGAAGCGGGCGTGGGACCCGGACGGCTCGAAGAAGGAGGCCCTCCGTGAGGCCGTCGCCGGTGACCTGCCCGACCTTGAGGTCCGCTCCGGCGGGTCGACCTCGATCGACATCACCCGGGCGGGCGTCGATAAGGCCTTCGGGATCACCCGCCTGTCCGAGTACACGGGCGTCGCATTCGACGACATGATCTTCGTCGGCGATCGACTCGACCCGGGCGGCAACGACTACCCCGTCGTCGCCCTCGGCTGCAAGACGTACGCCGTGCGGAACTGGGAGGACACCGCCGATCTCGTTGAGAGGCTTGTCGACTGCTTTCCGGCGGAGACGCGCAAGGCCTCTGTCTGA
- a CDS encoding metal-dependent transcriptional regulator, with amino-acid sequence MAELTRATQDYLKRIWSATEWSDEPVTTGRLARDLGLSPSTVSESIAKLAREGLVEHRRYQSVTLTEEGTRHALRMVRAHRLIETFLHSRLGYSWDEIHDEADALEHAVSLRFIEAIDEHLGRPEYDPHGDPIPRPDGTVPPRQAIPLEEAADGEATVLRVDDSDPERLREASTIGLYPGQAVRIDDGVVSIDDAAAEIGRFEGGVWVTDNR; translated from the coding sequence ATGGCGGAACTGACGAGGGCAACACAGGATTATCTCAAGCGCATCTGGTCCGCGACCGAATGGTCTGACGAACCGGTGACGACGGGACGGCTCGCACGTGACCTGGGGCTGTCGCCCTCGACCGTGTCAGAGTCGATCGCCAAGCTGGCGCGCGAGGGACTTGTCGAGCATCGCAGGTATCAATCGGTCACGCTCACCGAGGAGGGCACGAGGCACGCGCTGAGGATGGTGCGCGCCCACCGCCTGATCGAGACCTTTCTGCACAGCCGCCTCGGCTACTCCTGGGACGAGATCCATGACGAGGCCGATGCTCTCGAGCACGCCGTGTCGCTGCGCTTCATCGAGGCGATCGATGAGCATCTCGGCAGACCCGAGTACGATCCGCACGGAGACCCGATCCCGCGGCCCGACGGAACCGTCCCCCCACGGCAGGCGATTCCCCTGGAAGAGGCCGCCGACGGCGAGGCGACGGTCCTGCGGGTGGACGACTCAGATCCCGAGCGGCTGCGCGAGGCCTCGACCATCGGCCTCTACCCGGGGCAGGCCGTCAGGATCGACGATGGCGTCGTCTCCATCGATGACGCAGCCGCTGAGATCGGCCGCTTCGAGGGCGGCGTGTGGGTGACGGACAACCGCTGA
- a CDS encoding NAD(P)/FAD-dependent oxidoreductase — MTSETSSLPHVVIVGGGFAGIAAARGLRRARMRVTLVDRNPYSTFQPLLYQVATSTLNPGDVTYFLRAIRRKQPNLRVELGSVEFMDHEEQTVVLDDGRTIRYDYLIVASGVSAAFFGIPGAEEHALPLYTRQEAIDVRDRINGLLDAATKRPNEKVRIMIVGGGPTGVETAGALAELKDKDLPVLYPELDPEAMEIMLVDMADRVLGAFSEPSSTYTREELEKRGVTVVLGQSVKEVRADGVTLRSMDESGEETWMPAAAVLWASGVAVPPIANWNLPQVRGGRIAVSGTLQVEGLPRVFAAGDVAAIEGGPLPQLAQPAKQTGAHAAKVITNLIEGKQTDPFDYKDLGVLATIGRADAVAEVAGLPVLKGFTAWMIWNSVHIATLMGGRNRISSMVNLGMKYITWGRSSNLIVGDITDYSRNAMIGPLTATRSMKRHDQWR; from the coding sequence ATGACTTCCGAAACCTCCTCGCTGCCACACGTCGTCATTGTCGGCGGTGGATTCGCCGGCATCGCCGCCGCCCGCGGCCTGCGCCGAGCGCGGATGCGCGTGACCCTCGTCGACCGCAACCCCTATTCGACATTCCAGCCGCTGCTCTACCAGGTCGCGACATCGACGCTCAATCCGGGAGATGTCACCTACTTCCTCCGAGCAATCAGGAGGAAGCAGCCCAATCTCCGCGTTGAGCTCGGCTCGGTCGAGTTCATGGATCACGAGGAGCAGACGGTCGTCCTCGACGATGGCAGGACGATCCGCTACGACTACCTCATCGTCGCCAGCGGCGTCTCTGCGGCTTTCTTCGGCATCCCCGGCGCAGAGGAGCATGCACTGCCCCTCTACACCCGCCAGGAGGCGATCGACGTCCGGGACCGTATCAATGGTCTGCTCGATGCGGCGACGAAGCGCCCCAATGAGAAGGTGCGCATCATGATCGTCGGCGGCGGGCCGACCGGAGTTGAGACGGCCGGCGCGCTCGCGGAGCTCAAGGACAAGGATCTGCCCGTCCTCTATCCGGAGCTTGATCCGGAGGCGATGGAGATCATGTTGGTCGACATGGCCGATCGCGTCCTCGGCGCCTTCAGCGAGCCGTCCTCGACCTACACCCGCGAGGAGCTCGAGAAGCGCGGCGTCACCGTCGTTCTCGGTCAGTCCGTCAAGGAGGTTCGTGCGGACGGAGTGACGCTCCGGTCCATGGACGAGTCGGGTGAGGAGACGTGGATGCCGGCAGCGGCCGTGCTCTGGGCATCGGGCGTTGCTGTCCCGCCGATCGCCAACTGGAACCTTCCCCAGGTCCGCGGCGGCCGAATCGCAGTCTCGGGCACCCTCCAGGTTGAGGGTCTTCCCCGGGTCTTCGCCGCGGGCGACGTTGCCGCCATTGAGGGGGGCCCGCTCCCGCAGCTGGCTCAGCCCGCCAAGCAGACCGGCGCGCACGCCGCGAAGGTCATCACCAACCTCATCGAGGGAAAACAGACCGACCCGTTCGACTACAAGGATCTCGGCGTCCTCGCCACGATCGGCCGCGCCGACGCTGTTGCCGAGGTGGCCGGCCTTCCCGTCCTCAAGGGATTCACCGCGTGGATGATCTGGAATTCGGTCCACATTGCGACGCTCATGGGCGGCCGCAACAGGATCTCCTCCATGGTCAACCTCGGCATGAAGTACATCACGTGGGGTCGGAGCAGCAACCTCATCGTCGGCGATATCACCGACTACTCGCGCAACGCCATGATCGGCCCGCTGACAGCCACGCGGTCGATGAAGCGCCACGATCAGTGGCGCTGA
- a CDS encoding Crp/Fnr family transcriptional regulator produces MIEEKVGVSMARSPVTKSAGEPHQCSEETRLRVLRAVKWFRDLSDDEIDAISREITSHAWSPGEYLQIEGDHADALHVIAQGMAKVEKVSADGTTRIVDIAVPGDLVGVLPQLGAPVYTDSVATLSVTCALRIEAERFTSIMLTYPTVAVNVVDDLAHKLARSRHSETHGSRPVPQRLADVLLMLMRKVGRRDEEGILIDLPLSRVDLAAMAGSTPESVSRTMSRWKAQGIIDSGRRWTRVLRPRDIQELATA; encoded by the coding sequence ATGATCGAAGAGAAGGTGGGTGTGTCGATGGCTCGATCGCCGGTGACGAAGTCTGCCGGAGAGCCGCATCAGTGCTCCGAGGAGACGCGGCTGCGCGTTCTGCGCGCGGTCAAGTGGTTCAGGGACCTCAGCGATGACGAGATCGATGCCATCAGCAGAGAGATCACGTCGCATGCGTGGTCGCCGGGGGAGTACCTCCAGATCGAGGGGGACCATGCGGATGCTCTCCACGTCATCGCCCAGGGCATGGCCAAGGTCGAGAAGGTGTCGGCCGATGGGACGACGAGGATCGTCGACATCGCCGTACCGGGGGATCTTGTCGGTGTCCTGCCCCAGTTGGGCGCGCCCGTCTACACCGACTCGGTGGCCACCCTCTCGGTGACCTGTGCCCTGCGGATCGAGGCGGAGCGCTTCACGTCGATCATGCTGACCTACCCGACGGTGGCGGTCAACGTCGTCGACGATCTCGCCCACAAGCTCGCCCGCTCCCGCCACAGTGAGACCCATGGCAGTCGGCCTGTGCCCCAGCGGCTGGCCGATGTCCTCCTCATGCTCATGAGAAAGGTCGGGCGGCGCGACGAGGAGGGCATCCTCATCGACCTTCCGCTCAGCCGAGTCGATCTCGCCGCGATGGCGGGATCGACCCCCGAGTCGGTCTCGCGGACGATGAGCAGGTGGAAGGCGCAGGGCATCATCGACTCCGGTAGACGATGGACGAGGGTGCTTCGACCGCGCGACATCCAGGAGCTCGCCACGGCCTGA
- a CDS encoding heavy-metal-associated domain-containing protein, translating to MSATTLLRAQGFSCPSCVDKLEKALGKVDGVEKVEVQFATGKITVDHAESVDAQILADTVTKSGYPAKVAAF from the coding sequence ATGTCAGCCACCACTCTTCTCCGCGCTCAGGGCTTCTCCTGCCCCTCCTGCGTCGACAAGCTCGAGAAGGCTCTCGGCAAGGTCGACGGGGTTGAGAAGGTCGAGGTCCAGTTCGCGACCGGGAAGATCACCGTCGATCACGCCGAGTCGGTCGATGCCCAAATCCTCGCCGACACGGTGACCAAGAGCGGCTATCCCGCCAAAGTCGCGGCCTTCTGA
- a CDS encoding ADP-ribosylglycohydrolase family protein: protein MDHFTDRARGALAGFILGDSLGIPTQGMTEEDVVTQYGLITGLGDAWSGHPLSPGAPAGSVSARTGLMLLTAGLIDENGIDTRRSITALRGWHDATRAGDDVLGPNVWAAVDGQPVQRSGSSTADSAAMAVPIGIAQSLAEDRDRLLDTVARLCSVTGETHQSIEAAMLAAAMVSAAVDGASIHDAVDIALAETASAGNNAQRTPEASVIARTLQAIDWSADLRIVELIGHLHDIVGLSNTAGEAVPAAIVLAKAYARDPYRGLCAAAQLGGESCLIGSLTGALLGAASGIGAFPASVLETLDRTAMNVAIADRLLAQSGRGSTICGAGLT, encoded by the coding sequence ATGGACCACTTCACAGACCGGGCGAGGGGCGCACTCGCCGGATTCATTCTCGGAGACAGCCTCGGGATCCCCACTCAGGGGATGACGGAGGAGGACGTCGTCACGCAGTATGGCCTCATCACGGGCCTCGGCGACGCGTGGAGTGGACATCCCCTCAGTCCCGGCGCACCGGCTGGATCCGTCAGTGCTCGGACAGGACTCATGCTCCTCACCGCAGGCCTCATAGACGAGAACGGCATCGACACTCGTCGCTCCATCACCGCGCTGCGCGGCTGGCACGATGCGACCCGAGCCGGCGACGACGTGCTCGGCCCGAATGTATGGGCGGCGGTTGACGGGCAACCGGTCCAGCGCAGCGGCTCCTCGACAGCTGATTCTGCGGCCATGGCGGTGCCGATCGGCATCGCCCAGTCGCTGGCGGAGGATCGTGATCGTCTTCTCGACACGGTCGCACGCCTGTGTTCCGTGACCGGTGAAACGCACCAATCCATTGAGGCCGCGATGCTCGCTGCGGCCATGGTCAGCGCCGCAGTCGATGGGGCGTCCATTCACGATGCCGTCGATATCGCTCTGGCCGAGACCGCGAGCGCAGGCAACAATGCCCAGCGGACACCTGAGGCCTCTGTCATCGCCCGGACACTCCAGGCCATCGACTGGTCGGCCGACCTGCGAATCGTCGAGCTCATCGGCCACCTCCATGACATCGTCGGCCTGTCGAACACGGCGGGCGAGGCGGTTCCGGCAGCGATTGTGCTGGCCAAGGCCTATGCTCGCGACCCGTACCGTGGCTTGTGTGCCGCAGCCCAGCTCGGTGGCGAGAGCTGCCTCATCGGCTCCCTCACCGGGGCCCTGCTGGGAGCCGCCTCCGGCATCGGAGCCTTCCCCGCGAGCGTCCTCGAAACTCTCGATCGCACGGCAATGAATGTGGCGATCGCAGACCGGCTGCTCGCCCAATCGGGACGAGGCAGCACGATCTGCGGTGCGGGGCTCACCTGA
- a CDS encoding inositol monophosphatase family protein, which translates to MTDIQAADPMTVLLAMRRAGDRVADYLKSVARTHVERDLKRDQYDVVTEHDRQSEEIAVEALRSALPDCRIVGEEQGERPGDGPVTFYVDPIDGTANFAAGMPTFAFSVGAEAGGELIAGVVNAPLLGHEFYAATGHGAWVQSFSREEPIRLGEPIERTAPESLVLTGFPSARDHHTWGPEGLAVAAKLSGSVLGVRNLGSAAIEIACVAAGWADAAYGVGASPWDTAGGIALVQEAGGEFLSSNLLGGHGDLPWQLPGYGVIAPGRSIPQIGLALDELEGVAERLQVEGHSEGFRMP; encoded by the coding sequence ATGACAGACATCCAAGCCGCTGACCCGATGACCGTTCTACTCGCCATGCGCCGTGCGGGAGATCGGGTCGCAGACTACTTGAAGAGCGTGGCCCGCACGCACGTCGAGCGGGATCTCAAGCGTGACCAATACGACGTGGTGACCGAGCATGACAGGCAGAGCGAGGAGATCGCCGTCGAGGCGCTCCGCAGCGCCCTGCCCGACTGCCGGATTGTCGGCGAGGAGCAGGGCGAACGGCCGGGAGATGGCCCTGTCACCTTCTACGTCGATCCGATCGACGGTACTGCGAACTTTGCGGCTGGCATGCCGACCTTTGCCTTCTCGGTCGGCGCGGAGGCGGGTGGCGAGCTGATCGCGGGCGTCGTCAACGCGCCGCTGCTCGGACACGAGTTCTATGCCGCGACGGGGCACGGCGCGTGGGTGCAGTCCTTCAGTCGGGAGGAGCCGATTCGTCTGGGCGAGCCGATCGAGCGAACGGCCCCCGAGAGTCTCGTCCTCACAGGGTTCCCCAGCGCGCGCGATCACCACACATGGGGGCCCGAGGGCCTCGCCGTCGCCGCGAAGCTGAGCGGCAGCGTGCTCGGGGTCCGCAATCTCGGCAGCGCCGCCATTGAGATCGCGTGCGTCGCGGCGGGTTGGGCTGATGCCGCATACGGTGTCGGCGCCAGCCCCTGGGACACCGCCGGCGGCATCGCCCTCGTCCAGGAGGCGGGCGGGGAGTTCCTCTCGTCGAATCTTCTGGGCGGACATGGTGACCTTCCCTGGCAGCTGCCGGGCTACGGCGTCATCGCCCCCGGCCGCTCAATTCCGCAGATCGGCCTTGCCCTTGACGAGCTCGAGGGTGTCGCAGAGCGGCTGCAGGTAGAAGGACACTCCGAAGGTTTCCGTATGCCCTGA
- a CDS encoding metal-sensitive transcriptional regulator codes for MSQMESSEESRAEAKRKILNRLRRAHGQLGAMIEAFDQDIPCRETVHQLAAVSKALDRAGYLVISRALTECLMNPDGTEDPEELEELFLRLA; via the coding sequence ATGTCGCAGATGGAGAGCAGTGAGGAGAGTAGGGCAGAGGCGAAGCGAAAAATCCTCAATCGCCTTCGACGCGCCCACGGTCAGCTCGGGGCAATGATCGAGGCCTTCGATCAGGATATTCCCTGCCGCGAGACCGTCCACCAGCTCGCGGCGGTGTCGAAGGCTCTGGACCGGGCGGGTTACCTCGTCATCTCGCGAGCCCTGACCGAATGCCTGATGAATCCCGATGGCACCGAGGATCCCGAGGAGCTCGAGGAGCTGTTCCTCCGCTTGGCGTGA
- the trxA gene encoding thioredoxin, with product MATVNLTANTFADTVGGDGMVFVDFWAAWCGPCRSFAPTYEKASDANPDIVFGKVDTEAEQQLAAQYRIQSIPTLMVFRDGILVYAQPGALRAPQLDQLIQGARDLDMDDVRRQLAEKQSAAADA from the coding sequence ATGGCAACAGTGAATCTCACCGCGAACACCTTTGCGGACACCGTCGGCGGCGACGGCATGGTCTTCGTCGACTTCTGGGCAGCCTGGTGCGGCCCATGCCGCTCCTTCGCACCGACCTACGAGAAGGCCTCCGATGCCAACCCCGACATCGTCTTCGGCAAGGTCGATACGGAGGCTGAGCAGCAGCTCGCCGCCCAGTACCGGATCCAATCGATCCCGACCCTCATGGTCTTCCGGGACGGCATCCTCGTCTACGCCCAGCCGGGCGCGCTTCGCGCTCCTCAGCTCGACCAGCTCATCCAGGGCGCTCGCGATCTCGACATGGACGATGTCCGCCGGCAGCTTGCCGAAAAGCAGAGTGCCGCAGCCGACGCGTAG
- a CDS encoding MBL fold metallo-hydrolase, giving the protein MLLERIYDEDLAQASYFVGCQAKGTAIVVDPRRDLDVYLNLARKNGMTIVAVTETHIHADYLSGTRELAAATGATMYVSDEGGPDWTYSDAFDAAVRMKDGHRITLGNITLEAVHTPGHTPEHMSFLITDGAQSDKPGFMLTGDFVFVGDLGRPDLLDEAAGGIDTRFQGAKDLFRSLRDRFLTLPDYIQVLPAHGSGSACGKALGAVPSSTIGYEKNFSWWGRYLKNDDEQGFIDELLSGQPDAHAYFARMKTENREGPAVLGDLPELVEYSAEDLSSALADDSVILIDTRHHRAVHGGTVPRSLNVPGVGKAASYGAWVVDPQREKRPLVVLADDRETAEELRDHLIRVGIDSVHGYITALDGLDLVTPTVISPDDIDDFPHVLLLDVRNKSEFSDGHVPGAVQLSGGRLMWHLDELPEPDAGTVLTYCQSGVRNSVAASALRREGYEVAEMDGSYAAWVSRPGNVPVLESV; this is encoded by the coding sequence ATGCTCCTCGAACGCATCTACGATGAAGACCTCGCGCAGGCCAGCTACTTCGTCGGCTGCCAGGCCAAGGGCACCGCAATCGTGGTCGACCCGCGCCGCGACCTCGACGTCTACCTCAACCTTGCCAGGAAGAACGGCATGACGATCGTCGCCGTCACCGAGACCCACATCCACGCCGACTACCTCTCCGGAACCCGTGAGCTCGCCGCCGCGACAGGCGCGACCATGTACGTCTCCGACGAGGGAGGTCCCGACTGGACGTATTCCGACGCCTTCGACGCGGCGGTCCGCATGAAGGACGGCCACCGGATCACGCTGGGCAACATCACCCTCGAGGCGGTCCACACCCCCGGTCACACACCCGAACACATGTCCTTCCTCATCACCGACGGCGCGCAGTCTGACAAGCCCGGCTTCATGCTGACCGGGGACTTCGTCTTCGTCGGCGACCTCGGCCGGCCTGACCTCCTCGACGAGGCGGCCGGAGGCATCGATACCCGCTTCCAGGGGGCGAAGGACCTGTTCCGCAGCCTGCGCGACCGGTTCCTCACACTTCCTGACTACATTCAGGTCCTTCCCGCGCACGGCTCCGGCTCTGCCTGCGGCAAGGCACTCGGCGCGGTTCCGTCATCGACGATCGGCTACGAGAAGAACTTCTCCTGGTGGGGCAGATACCTGAAGAACGATGACGAGCAGGGCTTCATCGACGAACTTCTGAGCGGTCAGCCCGATGCCCACGCCTACTTCGCGCGGATGAAGACGGAGAACCGCGAGGGCCCCGCCGTTCTCGGCGACCTGCCCGAGCTCGTCGAGTACAGCGCGGAGGATCTGTCGTCCGCACTCGCCGACGACAGCGTCATCCTCATCGACACCCGGCACCACCGGGCCGTCCACGGAGGCACCGTCCCCCGGTCACTCAACGTGCCCGGTGTCGGCAAGGCGGCCAGCTACGGCGCGTGGGTCGTCGACCCGCAGCGCGAGAAGCGTCCACTCGTTGTTCTCGCAGATGATCGTGAGACTGCCGAGGAGCTGAGGGATCACCTCATCCGAGTCGGCATCGATTCCGTCCACGGTTACATCACCGCATTGGATGGTCTCGACCTCGTCACCCCGACCGTCATCTCCCCGGATGACATCGACGACTTCCCGCACGTCCTCCTGCTCGATGTGCGAAACAAGTCGGAGTTCTCCGACGGGCATGTGCCCGGCGCTGTGCAGCTCTCAGGCGGCCGCCTCATGTGGCACCTCGACGAGCTTCCCGAACCGGACGCAGGAACCGTCCTCACCTACTGCCAGAGCGGGGTGCGCAACAGCGTCGCCGCGAGCGCACTGCGCCGTGAGGGCTACGAGGTCGCGGAGATGGACGGCAGCTACGCCGCCTGGGTGTCGCGCCCCGGCAACGTGCCCGTCCTCGAGTCGGTCTGA
- a CDS encoding sulfite exporter TauE/SafE family protein encodes MDPLLIIASLLLAGLVGVSLGLLGGGGSILTVPILTYVLGMEPREAIAASLFIVGATSAVGMIGHGRAGRVRWRIGLLFGAAGMAGAFTGGLIGGRIPGGILMVLFALMMIATAAAMFRGRRDAKADAPAGGPPLVRILVDGFAVGIATGLVGAGGGFLIVPALNLLGGLPMAVAVGTSLLVITMKSFAGLGGYLLSVSLNWPIVLAFTGAAIAGSFAGVAVAGKIPERALRRGFGVFVLIMGVFVLIQEVPALLG; translated from the coding sequence GTGGACCCCCTCCTCATCATCGCGTCTCTCCTCCTGGCCGGGCTGGTCGGGGTCTCACTCGGACTCCTCGGAGGCGGCGGTTCGATCCTCACCGTCCCCATCCTCACGTACGTGCTCGGCATGGAGCCGCGTGAGGCGATCGCCGCCTCCCTCTTCATCGTCGGTGCCACGAGCGCTGTCGGCATGATTGGTCACGGGCGGGCGGGCCGTGTCCGCTGGCGCATCGGGCTCCTCTTCGGAGCGGCCGGGATGGCCGGCGCCTTCACGGGCGGTCTGATCGGCGGTCGGATACCGGGCGGGATCCTCATGGTCCTCTTCGCCCTCATGATGATCGCCACCGCCGCCGCGATGTTTCGCGGCAGGCGGGACGCGAAGGCGGATGCCCCCGCTGGAGGGCCGCCCCTCGTCCGGATCCTGGTCGATGGCTTCGCCGTCGGCATCGCCACCGGCCTCGTCGGTGCGGGCGGCGGGTTCCTCATCGTTCCCGCGCTCAACCTCCTTGGCGGGCTGCCCATGGCGGTCGCGGTCGGCACCTCACTCCTCGTGATCACGATGAAGTCCTTCGCGGGGCTGGGCGGCTACCTGCTCTCGGTGTCCCTCAACTGGCCGATCGTCCTCGCCTTCACCGGGGCTGCCATCGCGGGCTCCTTCGCGGGTGTCGCCGTGGCCGGGAAGATTCCGGAGCGGGCCCTGCGCAGAGGATTCGGCGTCTTCGTCCTCATCATGGGCGTCTTCGTCCTCATCCAGGAAGTCCCCGCACTCCTCGGCTGA
- a CDS encoding DUF4395 domain-containing protein: MASSALPRIGTHVPGYLVPVIDERAVRAAAGILLLVGGIAFGAALSAGSSAPLTPFGMLFMVDMLARIGLGDRWSPSLALGRLAVRGQRPEWVGAPQKEFAWMLGFGLAFVSCSTMGLVAAPLWVTLALCATCLTLLFLESAFGICVGCALQRHVGRATPMYCPGGVCETDGPARSTTVLRKD; this comes from the coding sequence ATGGCGTCGTCCGCCCTCCCCCGCATCGGCACACATGTACCCGGATACCTCGTCCCCGTCATCGACGAGCGCGCCGTGCGCGCCGCAGCCGGCATCCTGCTCCTTGTCGGTGGGATCGCGTTCGGTGCCGCGCTCTCCGCCGGCTCGAGCGCCCCACTCACACCGTTCGGCATGCTCTTCATGGTCGACATGCTGGCCCGCATCGGGCTCGGCGACCGCTGGTCGCCCAGCCTTGCCCTCGGCCGTCTGGCGGTGCGCGGCCAGAGGCCCGAATGGGTCGGCGCTCCCCAGAAGGAGTTCGCGTGGATGCTGGGGTTCGGCCTCGCGTTCGTATCCTGCTCGACGATGGGGCTGGTGGCGGCGCCGCTCTGGGTCACGCTCGCGCTCTGTGCCACGTGCCTCACCCTGCTCTTCCTGGAGTCGGCATTCGGCATCTGTGTCGGCTGTGCACTCCAGCGGCACGTCGGCAGAGCCACACCCATGTACTGCCCGGGCGGTGTCTGCGAGACAGACGGCCCGGCACGCTCAACCACCGTTCTCCGGAAGGATTGA
- a CDS encoding rhodanese-like domain-containing protein, whose amino-acid sequence MSDNAIILDVRTPGEFAAGHLDGAQLIDYNAGEVPAAIPTLDPDAEYLVYCRSGNRASQAIALMEAAGFTQVTNLGSLENAAEATGIEVVR is encoded by the coding sequence ATGTCAGACAACGCCATCATTCTCGATGTGCGCACGCCGGGCGAATTCGCAGCAGGCCACCTCGATGGCGCACAGCTCATCGACTACAACGCCGGAGAGGTGCCGGCCGCGATCCCGACACTCGATCCGGATGCTGAGTACCTTGTGTACTGCCGCTCGGGAAACCGCGCGAGCCAGGCCATCGCCCTCATGGAGGCGGCGGGGTTCACCCAGGTCACCAACCTGGGCTCGCTGGAGAACGCGGCCGAGGCGACCGGCATTGAGGTCGTGCGGTAG
- a CDS encoding response regulator transcription factor, with protein sequence MREAHDEDFTNEDLRLLDAVRSDVALGLRRTARNGVGGHEGTGPGIVTADEMGAPIAMTPEAERFLSDLWLCPFNDHGGAWSLPGEAYMVVMMARARAQDRRRIPASTRLVGRSGRWLTLRGDCTVTEGGDVSEIVLIIGESIPSEILPIRALAYGLSARERDVVGALLHGSSTAQIARRLHISEHTVRDHVKALLSKTGTASRAELVSVLTLA encoded by the coding sequence GTGAGGGAGGCGCACGATGAGGACTTCACGAATGAGGATCTCCGTCTTCTCGACGCGGTTCGCTCAGACGTTGCGCTGGGCCTGCGGCGCACGGCGCGGAACGGCGTCGGGGGACATGAGGGAACAGGGCCGGGAATTGTCACCGCGGACGAGATGGGTGCTCCCATCGCCATGACCCCTGAGGCGGAACGGTTTCTCTCGGACCTGTGGTTGTGCCCGTTCAACGATCACGGCGGCGCATGGTCGCTTCCCGGTGAGGCGTACATGGTCGTGATGATGGCCCGAGCGCGGGCACAGGACAGACGCCGCATCCCGGCATCGACCCGGCTCGTCGGGCGGTCCGGCCGGTGGCTGACCCTGCGTGGCGACTGCACGGTGACGGAGGGCGGCGACGTATCCGAGATCGTTCTCATCATCGGGGAATCGATCCCGAGCGAGATCCTGCCGATACGAGCCCTGGCCTACGGACTCTCCGCGCGTGAGCGCGATGTCGTCGGCGCGCTGCTCCATGGCTCCTCGACTGCGCAGATCGCACGGCGGCTCCACATCTCCGAACACACGGTGAGGGATCACGTGAAAGCGCTCCTCAGCAAGACCGGCACCGCTTCTCGCGCCGAGCTGGTCAGCGTGCTGACGTTGGCCTGA